Proteins encoded in a region of the uncultured Paludibaculum sp. genome:
- a CDS encoding PepSY-associated TM helix domain-containing protein, which translates to MSFRKAIFWLHLCAGCIAGAIVLIMSVTGVLLTYERQMIDWFDRGQRAPLRASAPRMPLEALLAAQAAPPASVTLRSGTEEPVLLTYGRDGAVYVDPYTGAALGQGHTGVRRFFQSMTSWHRWLGQEGPGRQTARAITGACNLAFLFLVVSGLILWWPRRWTPATLKAVTMFNSRATGKARDFNWHNVIGFWSLVPLALVVASGVVMSYPWANALVYQLTGSEMPAVGGGPGGGGPRGGGPGGVGPRGEGRGPRAGERRQAAPSYEGLDLLVENAKRYDPSWRIITFRLAGPRRAPMAFTIDRAERGRPDLRTTLTMARETGEVVKVEKFADQSAGRRLRTWIRWVHTGEAGGVMGQTLAGLVSLGGVFLVYTGIALSLRRLAAFRRRNAAARQTVSQVS; encoded by the coding sequence ATGAGCTTCCGCAAGGCCATTTTCTGGCTCCACCTGTGCGCCGGCTGCATTGCCGGAGCCATCGTCCTGATCATGTCGGTCACCGGTGTGCTGCTCACCTATGAGCGGCAGATGATTGACTGGTTCGATCGGGGGCAGCGCGCGCCGTTGCGGGCCAGTGCGCCGCGCATGCCGCTGGAAGCGCTGCTGGCCGCGCAGGCTGCGCCGCCTGCGTCCGTGACACTGCGTAGCGGGACCGAGGAGCCGGTGCTACTTACCTATGGGCGGGATGGCGCCGTCTATGTGGATCCCTACACAGGCGCGGCGTTGGGCCAGGGGCATACGGGCGTCCGCCGATTCTTTCAGTCGATGACCTCGTGGCACCGCTGGCTGGGCCAGGAGGGGCCGGGCCGGCAGACGGCGCGAGCCATCACGGGTGCGTGCAACCTGGCGTTCCTGTTTCTGGTCGTGAGCGGCCTGATTCTGTGGTGGCCGCGGCGCTGGACTCCGGCGACCCTCAAGGCGGTGACGATGTTCAATAGCCGGGCCACGGGCAAGGCTCGGGACTTCAACTGGCACAACGTCATCGGCTTCTGGTCTCTGGTTCCGCTGGCTCTGGTTGTGGCCAGCGGCGTGGTGATGTCGTATCCATGGGCCAACGCGCTGGTGTACCAGTTGACCGGCAGTGAGATGCCGGCCGTGGGTGGAGGACCGGGTGGCGGCGGTCCCCGAGGGGGCGGACCGGGCGGAGTCGGTCCGCGCGGGGAGGGGCGTGGTCCTCGCGCCGGCGAGAGGCGTCAGGCCGCCCCCTCCTACGAAGGCCTCGACCTGCTGGTGGAAAACGCCAAACGATACGACCCCTCGTGGCGCATCATCACATTCCGGCTCGCGGGGCCGCGGCGGGCGCCGATGGCCTTCACCATCGATCGGGCGGAGCGCGGGCGGCCCGATCTGCGCACTACGCTGACAATGGCCCGGGAGACCGGCGAAGTCGTGAAGGTCGAGAAGTTCGCTGACCAGAGCGCGGGCCGGCGTCTGCGCACCTGGATCCGCTGGGTACACACCGGCGAGGCCGGTGGGGTGATGGGTCAGACTCTCGCCGGGTTGGTTTCGCTGGGTGGGGTGTTCCTGGTGTACACCGGTATCGCGCTGTCGCTGCGGCGGCTGGCGGCGTTTCGCCGGCGCAACGCGGCCGCGCGACAGACAGTCAGCCAGGTCTCCTGA
- a CDS encoding ketoacyl-ACP synthase III yields MAFIKEFGSWLPDRVVTSQEAGSWVGADSTWVVNVSGIEERRFAVEEDTVADLAARAGRDCLERAGVAPTDLGMVMVASGSAERSFPGPACVAAQKMGAAGVPAVDLPMASAGSLFGLSMAARLTAQIGPILVIGAEKMSRIVAREPQERGVAVLFGDGAGACLITAEKGRAEIVDSVLGTDGSYSEDLTLENGMPIKMNGRSVILQASRKIPAAIRALLDRYKIQPPDVLAFLMHQANQNLIDRVANTLGVPSAKFFSNIRKYGNTSSASMLIAACEWSQDNDFEPGLPVVFAAFGAGFNWGALLVRGV; encoded by the coding sequence ATGGCATTTATCAAGGAATTCGGGAGCTGGTTGCCGGATCGGGTTGTAACCAGCCAGGAGGCGGGCAGTTGGGTGGGTGCCGATTCCACCTGGGTGGTTAACGTCTCCGGCATTGAAGAGCGGCGCTTCGCCGTGGAAGAAGATACCGTGGCCGACCTGGCCGCCCGCGCGGGCCGCGATTGCCTGGAACGCGCCGGTGTCGCCCCGACGGACCTGGGCATGGTGATGGTGGCCAGCGGCTCCGCGGAACGCTCATTCCCCGGGCCCGCGTGCGTTGCCGCCCAGAAGATGGGCGCGGCGGGCGTTCCGGCCGTTGATCTGCCAATGGCTAGTGCCGGGTCGTTGTTCGGCCTGTCCATGGCCGCTCGGCTGACGGCGCAGATCGGTCCCATCCTGGTGATCGGCGCGGAGAAGATGTCGCGCATCGTGGCCCGGGAACCGCAGGAGCGCGGCGTGGCCGTCCTGTTCGGCGACGGCGCCGGCGCCTGCCTGATCACAGCCGAGAAAGGCCGGGCCGAGATCGTCGATTCCGTGCTGGGCACCGACGGAAGCTATTCCGAGGACCTGACACTGGAAAACGGCATGCCCATCAAGATGAACGGGCGCAGCGTGATCCTGCAGGCTTCGCGCAAGATCCCCGCCGCCATCCGGGCGCTGCTCGACCGCTACAAGATTCAGCCGCCCGATGTGCTGGCCTTCCTGATGCATCAGGCGAACCAGAACCTGATCGACCGTGTGGCCAACACCCTGGGCGTGCCCAGCGCCAAGTTCTTCTCGAACATCCGCAAGTACGGCAACACGTCGTCGGCCTCGATGCTGATCGCCGCCTGTGAGTGGAGCCAGGATAACGACTTCGAGCCCGGCCTGCCCGTGGTCTTCGCGGCGTTCGGCGCCGGCTTCAACTGGGGCGCGTTGCTCGTCCGGGGCGTGTAG
- a CDS encoding phosphopantetheine-binding protein: MDRRSKLIEILKTVTKQDSLPEPGESLFDAGLLDSFALPDLVSALEEAFSIQIPDADLNPRKFDSIERIEEYLDSRN, translated from the coding sequence ATGGACCGTCGATCAAAACTCATTGAAATTCTGAAGACAGTGACTAAGCAGGACAGCCTGCCGGAGCCGGGTGAGTCACTGTTCGACGCCGGCCTTCTGGACTCTTTCGCGCTGCCGGATCTGGTGAGCGCTCTGGAAGAAGCGTTTTCCATTCAGATCCCCGACGCGGACCTGAACCCTCGTAAGTTCGACTCCATCGAACGGATCGAAGAATATCTCGACTCTAGGAATTGA
- a CDS encoding DUF87 domain-containing protein — protein sequence MLPDYEKLGAFYLGRLKDSDETLLYDSKDLTTHAVCVGMTGSGKTGLCLGLLEEAAIDGIPALVIDPKGDLANLLLTFPDLAPEDFEPWVNPDEARNQGLAVPAFAAAEAEKWRKGLGQWGQDGARIQRLRDACEFAVYTPGSDAGIPVSILKSFDAPSQAILDDREALRDRVSSTATSLLALAGIDADPVQSREHILLSTILDTAWRAGASLDLATIIGQIQKPPFQRVGVLDLDSFYPAKERFGLAMALNNLLASPGFEAWLSGDPLDIDAMLWTPAGKPRISIFSIAHLSDTERMFFVSLLLNQALSWVRSQSGTSSLRALLYMDEIFGYFPPTANPPSKKPLLTLLKQARAFGLGVVLATQNPVDLDYKGLGNTGTWFIGRLQTERDKARVLEGLEGAAASSGAAFDRSAMERTLAGLGNRVFLLNNVHEDGPVLFQTRWTLSYLRGPLARPEIKRLMQGTPRAAAVAVDDVAGESTAVPVLPPDVNQLFVPLKGSVLEYEPRILGAARVQFSDAKLGVDEVRDCVFACPITDEAIPVDWPQAEALEVPLDELEKAPTDGATFAELPAIAAHAKNYTVWQKSFATWLYQNQTLELMRSPSTGEVSRIGEPERDFRLRIQQAAREARDEQTQDLRARYAPKIQTLSDRLQRAQLKLEQEKQQASAQTLSSVLSIGTSILGAFMGRKTISSANVNRIGTAARAATRIGKERGDVGLATDSVENVQAQLQALNQQLEEEIASIPEVANEEFGSVTVKPKKTGIQVQLISLVWM from the coding sequence ATGCTGCCTGACTATGAGAAGCTCGGGGCGTTTTACCTCGGCCGTTTGAAGGATTCTGATGAAACCCTGTTGTACGACAGCAAGGACCTGACGACCCACGCTGTGTGCGTGGGCATGACGGGTTCCGGCAAGACCGGACTCTGCCTCGGGTTGCTGGAAGAGGCCGCTATCGACGGCATCCCCGCGCTGGTGATCGATCCCAAGGGCGACCTCGCCAACCTGCTGCTCACGTTCCCAGATCTGGCGCCCGAGGACTTCGAGCCCTGGGTGAATCCCGACGAGGCGCGCAACCAAGGGTTGGCCGTGCCGGCCTTCGCCGCGGCCGAGGCAGAGAAGTGGCGTAAGGGGCTCGGGCAGTGGGGGCAGGATGGAGCGCGCATCCAGCGGCTGCGCGATGCCTGCGAGTTCGCCGTCTACACACCCGGCTCGGATGCGGGGATCCCGGTCTCCATCCTCAAGTCGTTCGACGCGCCGTCGCAGGCGATTCTGGACGACCGCGAAGCACTGCGCGACCGTGTGAGCTCCACGGCCACGTCGCTGCTTGCGTTGGCCGGCATCGACGCCGATCCGGTCCAGTCCCGCGAACACATTTTGCTCTCGACGATTCTCGACACCGCCTGGCGTGCGGGGGCGAGCCTCGATCTGGCGACCATCATCGGCCAGATCCAGAAGCCGCCGTTCCAGCGTGTGGGCGTGCTGGATCTCGACTCCTTCTATCCGGCGAAAGAGCGCTTTGGTCTGGCTATGGCTCTCAACAATCTACTCGCGTCGCCCGGCTTCGAGGCTTGGCTCAGCGGCGATCCACTCGACATCGACGCCATGTTGTGGACCCCGGCGGGCAAGCCGCGCATCAGCATCTTCTCCATCGCGCACCTCAGCGATACCGAGCGTATGTTCTTTGTGTCGCTGCTGTTGAATCAGGCGTTGTCGTGGGTGCGCAGCCAGAGCGGCACGTCGTCGCTGCGCGCGCTGCTGTACATGGACGAGATCTTCGGCTACTTCCCGCCCACGGCCAATCCGCCGTCGAAGAAGCCTCTGCTCACGCTGCTGAAACAGGCTCGCGCGTTTGGGCTCGGCGTGGTGCTGGCGACTCAGAATCCCGTCGATCTCGACTACAAGGGCCTGGGTAACACGGGAACCTGGTTCATCGGGCGTCTGCAAACGGAACGCGACAAGGCTCGCGTGCTGGAGGGGTTGGAAGGCGCCGCTGCGTCATCCGGCGCGGCGTTTGACCGCTCGGCCATGGAACGGACTCTCGCGGGCCTGGGCAACCGTGTCTTCCTGCTGAACAACGTCCACGAGGACGGGCCGGTGCTGTTCCAGACGCGCTGGACCCTTTCGTACCTGCGCGGCCCGCTGGCACGGCCGGAGATCAAGCGCTTGATGCAGGGCACGCCGCGCGCGGCGGCCGTGGCCGTGGACGATGTGGCCGGCGAGTCGACGGCCGTCCCCGTGCTGCCTCCCGATGTCAACCAATTGTTCGTACCGCTGAAAGGCTCGGTGCTGGAGTACGAACCGCGCATCCTGGGCGCGGCGCGCGTGCAGTTCAGCGACGCCAAGCTGGGCGTTGATGAGGTGCGCGACTGTGTCTTCGCCTGCCCCATCACGGACGAGGCGATCCCGGTCGACTGGCCCCAGGCTGAGGCTCTGGAGGTGCCGCTGGACGAGTTAGAGAAGGCCCCGACCGACGGCGCGACCTTCGCGGAACTGCCCGCCATTGCGGCACACGCGAAGAACTACACGGTCTGGCAGAAGTCGTTCGCAACGTGGCTCTATCAGAACCAGACGCTGGAACTGATGCGGAGCCCCTCCACGGGCGAAGTCTCGCGGATCGGTGAGCCGGAACGCGATTTCCGGTTGCGCATCCAGCAAGCCGCGCGCGAGGCCCGGGACGAACAGACGCAGGATCTGCGGGCGCGCTACGCTCCGAAGATCCAGACGCTCAGCGATCGCCTGCAACGCGCGCAGCTCAAGCTCGAGCAGGAGAAGCAGCAGGCATCGGCGCAGACTCTGAGTTCGGTGCTCTCCATTGGGACGTCGATTCTTGGTGCTTTCATGGGCCGCAAGACGATCAGCTCCGCCAACGTCAACCGCATTGGCACGGCGGCGCGCGCGGCCACCAGGATTGGGAAGGAGCGCGGCGACGTGGGTCTCGCTACCGACTCCGTGGAGAACGTACAGGCTCAACTACAGGCGCTGAACCAGCAACTGGAAGAGGAAATCGCGTCGATCCCCGAGGTTGCCAACGAGGAGTTCGGCAGCGTCACGGTGAAGCCCAAGAAGACCGGCATCCAGGTGCAACTCATCTCCCTGGTGTGGATGTAG
- a CDS encoding Fe2+-dependent dioxygenase has translation MLLQIPDVLTPEQVAHCRRLLDESSWIDGRATAGPQSGMVKNNQQLPEDHPAAREMGDLILAALEHSGLFMAAALPAKVFPPLFNRYAGGQSFGNHVDNAVRQVSGTPHRIRTDLSATLFFTGPEEYEGGELVVEDTYGAHSVKLPAGHLILYPSTSLHHVRPVTQGARVCSFFWIQSMVRDDGERTLMFDLDMAIQRLSEEAPQHPSVVALTSVYHNLLRRWADV, from the coding sequence ATGCTTTTGCAGATTCCCGATGTACTGACCCCTGAGCAGGTGGCGCACTGCCGCCGCCTGCTGGACGAGTCGAGCTGGATTGACGGACGGGCCACGGCCGGTCCGCAATCCGGAATGGTAAAGAACAACCAGCAGTTGCCCGAGGATCATCCGGCGGCACGCGAGATGGGCGACCTGATTCTCGCGGCACTGGAGCACAGCGGATTGTTCATGGCCGCGGCGCTGCCGGCGAAGGTATTCCCGCCGCTGTTCAACCGCTATGCCGGCGGGCAGTCGTTCGGCAACCACGTGGATAACGCGGTCCGCCAGGTGAGCGGCACGCCGCACCGCATTCGCACCGATCTCTCGGCGACCCTGTTCTTCACCGGTCCGGAGGAGTATGAAGGCGGCGAACTCGTGGTGGAGGATACCTACGGTGCGCACAGCGTGAAGTTGCCGGCGGGCCATCTGATCCTCTACCCGTCGACGAGCCTCCATCACGTGCGGCCCGTGACACAGGGCGCGCGTGTCTGTTCATTTTTCTGGATCCAGAGCATGGTACGTGACGACGGTGAGCGGACCCTGATGTTCGACCTCGACATGGCCATCCAGAGACTGTCGGAGGAAGCCCCGCAGCATCCGTCCGTCGTTGCGTTGACGTCCGTGTACCACAACCTGTTGCGCCGTTGGGCTGATGTCTAG
- a CDS encoding GDSL-type esterase/lipase family protein, protein MKHLALLFAAALLAMPVLTAVAPAASSTKKKAKSTARKTATRRKAVPKPPPVSAEQKAEAAETVQSHMSEAMELGIQNAAAMVPFYELLFRQEQQSGGEPLRVLQFGDSHTASDDWAGELRARFQQKFGNGGPGFVQAGRPFAGFRRFDAKSTMSRNWKPEGLLAREGDGLYGIAGVSMATGYANETITLDAEGQTFEFFYLQQPGGGSFTLEDNDVVLDTVSTDGAVGPGFYRKELASGAHHLVLRTLNSAPVRVHGWVLEKRGGITWEQLGINGAQADLLLLWDQQTLRKEIERRNPALVVLAYGTNEARRPDWTAESYAASLKQVVQTIRAASPTTSILIIGAPDQAIYSRRRIVPYEAVDKILIAQREAALANGCAFWNLRAAMGGKGSMKQWVQAGLAQGDFVHFTSPGYRLVGDSLFELIMGQYGVFQTVRRQVLGANDNGPSIKTH, encoded by the coding sequence ATGAAGCATTTGGCTCTACTTTTCGCGGCGGCGCTGCTGGCCATGCCCGTTCTGACAGCGGTCGCTCCGGCAGCCAGCTCCACAAAGAAGAAAGCCAAATCCACTGCGCGGAAGACGGCGACTCGGCGAAAGGCCGTCCCCAAGCCGCCCCCGGTCAGCGCCGAGCAGAAGGCTGAGGCCGCCGAGACCGTCCAGTCGCACATGAGCGAAGCGATGGAACTGGGCATCCAGAACGCCGCGGCCATGGTTCCGTTTTACGAGTTGTTGTTCCGCCAGGAACAGCAGTCTGGCGGGGAGCCGCTGCGAGTGCTGCAGTTCGGCGACTCGCATACCGCCTCCGACGATTGGGCCGGTGAGCTGCGCGCGCGCTTCCAGCAGAAGTTCGGCAACGGCGGGCCGGGCTTCGTCCAGGCAGGCCGGCCGTTTGCGGGCTTCCGCCGCTTCGACGCCAAGTCGACGATGTCGCGCAACTGGAAGCCGGAAGGTTTGCTGGCGCGCGAGGGCGATGGGCTCTATGGCATCGCCGGGGTCAGCATGGCCACCGGCTATGCGAACGAAACCATCACCCTGGACGCCGAAGGGCAGACATTCGAGTTCTTCTACCTACAGCAGCCGGGCGGCGGCTCGTTCACGCTGGAAGACAACGACGTGGTGCTGGATACCGTCTCCACCGACGGCGCCGTCGGCCCCGGGTTCTACCGCAAGGAATTGGCCTCAGGCGCGCACCATCTGGTGCTGCGGACTTTGAATAGCGCGCCGGTCCGCGTACACGGCTGGGTGCTGGAAAAGCGCGGCGGCATCACGTGGGAGCAGTTGGGCATCAATGGCGCGCAGGCCGACCTGCTGCTGCTGTGGGATCAACAGACGCTACGCAAGGAGATCGAGCGGCGCAACCCGGCGCTGGTGGTGCTGGCCTACGGCACCAACGAAGCCCGGCGGCCGGACTGGACCGCCGAATCGTACGCCGCGTCTCTCAAACAGGTGGTACAGACGATCCGCGCCGCTTCGCCGACGACCAGCATCCTCATCATCGGAGCGCCCGACCAGGCCATTTATTCGCGACGCCGTATCGTACCCTATGAAGCGGTTGATAAGATCTTAATAGCCCAGCGGGAAGCGGCCCTGGCCAACGGTTGCGCCTTTTGGAATCTGAGGGCGGCCATGGGCGGCAAGGGATCCATGAAACAATGGGTTCAGGCCGGACTGGCGCAAGGTGACTTCGTGCACTTCACTTCGCCCGGTTACCGGTTGGTGGGGGATTCTCTATTCGAGCTCATCATGGGCCAGTACGGAGTCTTTCAAACCGTGCGGCGCCAGGTACTAGGAGCTAACGACAATGGACCGTCGATCAAAACTCATTGA
- a CDS encoding TonB-dependent siderophore receptor: MRIKIRRRGAPRRHLAARWPVAYRWLAGGVLVAYTALGCSVVASAQSSAPPAAPSAQTQSLGVRRFDIPAGTLGDVLTALETATGLRFEVRKSGIRDLASPGVNGLYTEQQALQQALKGTRVVSSSAGTGVLALDLEGVSSTMDVQERAQITSPHYTEPLRDIPQTITIIPKALIEQQGATTLRDVLRNVPGLTMTAGEGGTPAGDNLNLRGFSARNDLFVDGSRDLGPQARDPFNLEQVEVVKGPQSAFTGRGSAGGSINMVSKGPGLKPVYGGSVMLGTDGTRRFSADVNTPVRFLGERTGFRLNLLSHEGGVAGRDVVNNKRWGLAPSLAFGLGSPTRLTLSYYKLKQDNIPDYGIPWVPNTNTVLVDYLDKPAPVPRETFYGLADRDFERLNADMATVRFEHDFSDNLTFRNQFRYGVSKRDSLATPPRFLNTTSTTINREARAWRVQDDIYDNQADVRGTAVTGRVKHSYNAGFVLTHESNVRTARTITGTSTTTLLNPNPDDPFTGVYTDNPNIGDVRGNTQAVYAFDTLKFGRKWEANGGLRWERFAVDGVNTTPASVARVDKMLSGRAGLVFKPGEHGSLYASYGTSMNPSMEGLAYGVANTSIKPEKTYTVEGGSKWDLFGERFSLSGAVFRVDKTNARTPGVNPDDPPQVLQGTQRVSGLEAGVSGKLTRQLSLFGAYTFMNAEIVKSNTPAEVGMSIQNAPRNSFNLWASYQYKRLTFGGGPRVVGKRYGNNTNTRWVDKYWTLDAYAAYAVNRHLDLRLNLNNLNNAYYFDRLGGGHVVPGAARSVLGSFGIRF; encoded by the coding sequence ATGCGTATCAAGATCAGGCGGCGCGGTGCGCCAAGACGCCATTTGGCTGCTCGTTGGCCGGTGGCCTACCGCTGGCTGGCGGGTGGAGTGCTGGTAGCCTACACTGCTCTCGGATGCAGTGTAGTGGCCAGCGCGCAGAGCAGCGCTCCACCCGCGGCGCCGTCCGCGCAGACCCAATCCCTGGGTGTACGGCGTTTCGACATCCCGGCTGGCACTCTGGGCGACGTGCTGACCGCTCTAGAAACTGCAACTGGATTGCGGTTTGAGGTCCGGAAATCCGGTATCCGTGATCTTGCCTCTCCGGGTGTCAATGGGCTCTATACCGAACAACAGGCGCTGCAACAGGCGCTGAAGGGCACCCGGGTCGTTTCCTCAAGCGCCGGCACGGGTGTCCTGGCGCTCGACCTGGAAGGGGTGTCGTCCACGATGGACGTGCAGGAACGCGCCCAGATCACCTCGCCGCACTACACTGAGCCTCTGCGCGACATCCCGCAGACCATCACCATCATCCCGAAAGCGCTGATTGAGCAGCAGGGCGCCACCACGTTGCGCGACGTGCTTCGCAACGTGCCCGGTTTGACGATGACCGCCGGGGAAGGCGGTACGCCGGCCGGCGACAACCTGAACCTGCGCGGCTTCAGCGCCCGCAACGACCTCTTTGTGGACGGTTCGCGCGACCTGGGTCCGCAGGCGCGCGATCCGTTCAACCTGGAGCAGGTGGAGGTGGTGAAGGGGCCACAATCGGCATTCACGGGCCGCGGGTCGGCCGGCGGGTCGATCAACATGGTGAGCAAGGGGCCGGGGTTGAAGCCTGTTTACGGCGGCAGCGTGATGCTGGGCACGGACGGCACCAGGCGCTTCTCCGCCGACGTGAATACGCCGGTGCGGTTCCTGGGCGAGCGCACCGGGTTCCGCCTCAACCTGCTGTCGCACGAAGGTGGAGTGGCGGGCCGCGACGTCGTCAACAACAAGCGTTGGGGCCTCGCGCCGTCGCTGGCGTTCGGTCTGGGTTCGCCCACGCGCCTGACGCTCAGCTACTACAAGCTGAAGCAGGACAACATCCCCGACTACGGCATCCCGTGGGTTCCGAACACCAACACCGTGTTGGTGGACTACCTGGACAAGCCGGCTCCGGTGCCGCGCGAGACGTTCTACGGTCTGGCCGACCGCGACTTCGAGCGTTTGAATGCCGACATGGCGACGGTCCGCTTCGAGCACGATTTCAGCGACAACCTGACGTTCCGTAACCAATTCCGCTACGGAGTCTCGAAGCGCGACTCGCTGGCCACCCCGCCGCGATTCCTCAATACGACTTCCACCACAATCAATCGCGAAGCGCGCGCCTGGCGTGTCCAGGACGACATCTACGACAATCAGGCCGATGTGAGGGGCACGGCCGTGACCGGGCGTGTCAAACACTCCTACAACGCTGGTTTCGTACTGACGCATGAGTCGAACGTCAGGACAGCACGCACCATCACCGGCACGTCCACCACGACTCTGCTGAACCCGAATCCCGACGATCCATTCACGGGCGTCTACACCGACAATCCCAACATCGGCGACGTGCGAGGCAACACGCAGGCGGTCTACGCCTTTGACACGCTGAAATTCGGCCGCAAGTGGGAAGCCAACGGCGGCCTCCGCTGGGAGCGTTTCGCCGTCGACGGCGTCAACACGACACCCGCCTCGGTGGCCCGCGTCGACAAGATGCTCTCGGGCCGCGCCGGTCTCGTCTTCAAGCCGGGCGAGCACGGCAGTCTGTACGCGTCCTACGGCACGTCGATGAACCCGTCGATGGAGGGCTTGGCGTACGGCGTCGCGAACACTTCCATCAAGCCCGAGAAGACCTACACCGTGGAAGGTGGCTCGAAGTGGGACCTGTTCGGCGAACGATTCTCGCTCTCCGGCGCCGTCTTCCGCGTGGACAAGACAAACGCGCGCACACCCGGCGTGAACCCCGACGATCCGCCGCAGGTGTTGCAGGGCACGCAGCGCGTTTCCGGCCTGGAAGCAGGGGTTTCCGGCAAGCTGACGCGCCAGTTGAGCCTGTTCGGCGCCTATACGTTCATGAACGCCGAGATCGTGAAGTCGAACACTCCGGCCGAGGTCGGCATGTCGATTCAGAATGCGCCGCGGAACTCGTTCAACCTGTGGGCGAGCTATCAGTACAAGCGGCTGACGTTTGGCGGCGGCCCGCGCGTGGTGGGCAAACGCTATGGCAACAACACCAATACGCGCTGGGTGGACAAGTACTGGACGCTGGATGCCTACGCGGCTTACGCGGTGAACCGTCATCTCGACCTGCGGCTCAATCTGAATAACCTGAACAACGCCTACTACTTCGACCGCCTGGGCGGCGGGCACGTGGTGCCGGGCGCGGCGCGATCGGTGCTGGGCAGCTTCGGGATCCGCTTCTAG
- a CDS encoding ABC transporter ATP-binding protein: MRPRRNQLLLGLLLIFISRCAGLVLPSSTKYLVDDVLGKHKPELLTPLILAVLAATAVQGVTSFWLTQLLSKSAQKLIAELRCKVQAHVGRLPVTYFDTNKSGQLVSRIMNDVEGVRNLVGTGLVEFVGGLLTAFLAFFMLLRISPLLTGLALAVVLSFSLVLQRAFKTLRPIFRERGKITAEVTGRLTESLGGIRVIKGYHAEEREENVFRAGAQRILDNVLQSLTGVSLMSLSATVLLGLVGALVMFVGGRQILNGTLTLGGFVTFTAFLAILVAPVFQIVGIGTQLTEALAGLERTREILNEQAEDADPQRSAVMGPIHGDVLFDDVRFSYEEGKEVLHGVSFHAPAGTVTALVGSSGSGKSTTIGLISAFHAPTHGTVLVDGQDLSKVRLSSYRTQLGVVLQETFLFDGTIRENVAFARPHATEAEILEACRIARVDEFAERFPEGYETIVGERGVKLSGGQKQRVSIARAILADPRILILDEATSSLDSETEALIQHGLSYLMQGRTTFVIAHRLSTIRRADQILVMEDGLLVEKGSHHELYGARGRYYDLYTRQHGIETNLFLAPGEGDTFDEPQPAT; the protein is encoded by the coding sequence GATCTTCATCAGCCGTTGCGCCGGCCTGGTGCTGCCGAGTTCCACCAAGTATCTGGTGGATGACGTCCTCGGAAAACACAAGCCCGAACTGCTGACCCCTCTCATTTTGGCAGTCCTCGCCGCCACCGCCGTACAGGGCGTAACCTCCTTTTGGCTCACACAGTTACTGTCGAAGTCGGCGCAGAAGCTGATCGCTGAACTGCGCTGCAAGGTACAGGCCCATGTCGGGCGGCTGCCCGTCACCTATTTCGACACCAACAAGAGCGGCCAACTGGTATCGCGCATCATGAATGACGTCGAGGGCGTGCGGAATCTGGTGGGCACCGGCCTGGTTGAGTTTGTCGGCGGCTTGCTCACTGCCTTCCTGGCCTTTTTCATGCTGCTGCGCATCAGCCCGCTGCTGACGGGACTCGCCCTGGCTGTGGTCCTCAGCTTCTCTCTCGTGCTCCAGCGCGCTTTCAAGACTCTTCGCCCTATCTTTCGAGAGCGCGGCAAGATCACGGCCGAGGTCACCGGGCGACTGACCGAATCGCTGGGCGGCATCCGAGTGATCAAGGGGTACCATGCCGAGGAGCGCGAAGAGAACGTCTTCCGCGCTGGCGCACAGCGGATTCTCGACAACGTGCTGCAATCGCTGACCGGCGTGTCGTTGATGAGTCTTTCCGCGACGGTCCTGCTCGGGCTGGTGGGTGCCCTGGTCATGTTCGTTGGCGGCCGTCAGATCCTCAACGGCACTCTGACCCTGGGCGGCTTCGTCACGTTCACGGCGTTCCTGGCCATCCTGGTCGCCCCGGTTTTCCAGATCGTCGGCATTGGGACCCAGTTGACCGAGGCTCTGGCGGGTTTGGAACGAACCCGGGAGATTCTCAACGAGCAGGCCGAGGATGCCGATCCGCAGCGCTCCGCCGTCATGGGCCCCATTCACGGCGACGTGCTCTTCGACGACGTGCGGTTCTCCTATGAAGAGGGCAAAGAGGTGCTGCATGGGGTGAGTTTCCACGCACCGGCCGGTACGGTTACTGCACTGGTGGGTTCCTCGGGTTCGGGTAAGTCGACCACCATCGGACTGATCTCCGCCTTCCATGCTCCGACGCACGGTACCGTTCTGGTGGACGGGCAGGACCTTTCGAAGGTGCGGTTGTCCAGCTACCGCACGCAACTGGGCGTCGTGCTGCAGGAGACGTTCCTGTTCGACGGCACCATCCGCGAGAATGTCGCGTTTGCGCGTCCGCATGCGACGGAGGCGGAGATTCTGGAAGCGTGCCGCATCGCGCGCGTCGACGAGTTTGCCGAGCGGTTCCCGGAAGGCTACGAGACCATCGTAGGCGAGCGCGGCGTGAAATTGAGCGGCGGTCAGAAACAGCGCGTCTCCATTGCTCGGGCCATTCTGGCCGATCCGCGGATCCTCATCCTGGACGAAGCCACGTCGAGCCTCGACAGTGAGACGGAGGCTCTGATTCAGCACGGCCTCAGCTACCTGATGCAGGGGCGCACGACATTCGTCATTGCGCACCGTCTGTCGACCATCCGACGGGCCGATCAGATTCTGGTGATGGAAGACGGACTGCTGGTGGAGAAGGGCTCGCACCACGAACTCTACGGGGCGCGCGGCCGGTACTACGATCTCTACACACGGCAGCACGGCATCGAAACCAACCTGTTTCTGGCGCCTGGCGAAGGCGATACTTTCGACGAGCCGCAGCCGGCCACCTAG